Proteins from one Deltaproteobacteria bacterium genomic window:
- a CDS encoding HK97 gp10 family phage protein: MKLKIEDEKFDSLKQGFKRDVTARPGLIIKALEHGASAVLQQAKKNVSGPVLSLRTGRLRRSIMAGRALKQGDTFSIWVGNRLKSGSQGVNYGAVWEFGSGPAVIRPIRARALRWFGPGGRPIFASMVRRPAQAPRPWLGPAVKDNILKIEDLLDGVYSHEQA; encoded by the coding sequence ATGAAGCTCAAAATAGAAGATGAGAAATTCGATTCACTTAAGCAGGGATTTAAAAGAGACGTCACGGCCCGGCCCGGTCTCATTATTAAAGCCCTGGAGCACGGCGCATCGGCTGTTCTTCAGCAGGCCAAAAAGAACGTTTCCGGTCCGGTGCTGAGTTTAAGAACCGGCCGGCTTCGTCGAAGTATCATGGCGGGCAGGGCGCTCAAGCAGGGCGACACATTTTCGATCTGGGTGGGAAACAGGCTTAAGAGCGGCTCCCAGGGCGTCAATTACGGGGCAGTCTGGGAATTCGGCTCTGGGCCGGCGGTGATCAGACCGATCAGGGCCAGAGCGCTCAGATGGTTCGGCCCGGGGGGACGGCCAATCTTTGCTTCCATGGTGCGCCGGCCGGCTCAAGCGCCCCGGCCGTGGCTCGGCCCTGCGGTAAAAGATAATATTTTAAAGATCGAAGATCTTCTTGACGGGGTTTACAGCCATGAACAGGCTTAA